One genomic segment of Stigmatopora argus isolate UIUO_Sarg chromosome 1, RoL_Sarg_1.0, whole genome shotgun sequence includes these proteins:
- the rarga gene encoding retinoic acid receptor gamma-A isoform X1: MATNREQQVGHMTGFPPAVYPFAFNSMRSHSPFDLLAKSSLFGRFSADLPKEMAALSVETQSTSSEEMVPSSPSPPPPPRVYKPCFVCQDKSSGYHYGVSSCEGCKGFFRRSIQKNMVYTCHRDKNCQINKVTRNRCQYCRLQKCFEVGMSKEAVRNDRNKKKKDVKEEVVLPESYELSGELEELVNKVSKAHQETFPSLGQLGKYTTNSSSDHRVQLDLGLWDKFSELSTKCIIKIVEFAKRLPGFTTLTIADQITLLKSACLDILMLRICTRYTPDQDTMTFSDGLTLNRTQMHNAGFGPLTDLVFAFAGQLLPLEMDDTETGLLSAICLICGDRMDLEEPQKVDKLQEPLLEALKIYARRRRPDKPHMFPRMLMKITDLRGISTKGAERAITLKMEIPGPMPPLIREMLENPEAFEDQTERNDSPPPPPPPPQPPTLVLKQEVEDEDDSWTTENGSEPSPEEEDDDDEDDAADEERDRGSDSDGEQWGALDAIDLDGGRKGLVGRAQ, from the exons ATGGCTACCAACAGGGAACAGCAGGTGGGCCACATGACGGGCTTCCCACCTGCCGTGTACCCCTTCGCTTTCAACTCCATGAGGAGCCACTCTCCCTTTGACCTGCTGGCCAAGAGCAGCCTTTTTGGGAGATTCAGTGCTGACCTGCCCAAAGAGATGGCTGCACTCT CGGTGGAGACCCAGAGCACCAGCTCGGAGGAGATGGTACCCAGTTCTCCATCTCCACCTCCCCCACCTCGTGTCTACAAGCCATGCTTTGTGTGCCAGGACAAGTCCTCGGGGTATCACTATGGGGTCAGCTCTTGTGAGGGTTGCAAG GGTTTCTTCCGTCGCAGTATCCAGAAGAACATGGTGTACACCTGCCACCGAGACAAGAATTGTCAGATTAACAAGGTCACGCGCAACCGCTGCCAGTATTGCAGGCTGCAGAAGTGCTTCGAGGTCGGCATGTCCAAGGAAG CGGTCCGCAATGACagaaacaagaagaagaaagacgTGAAGGAGGAGGTGGTGCTCCCAGAGAGCTACGAGCTCAGTGGAGAGCTGGAGGAGTTGGTCAATAAAGTCAGCAAAGCTCATCAAGAAACCTTCCCTTCACTTGGTCAACTGGGCAAATACACCACT AACTCCAGCTCGGACCACCGCGTTCAGCTAGATCTGGGTCTTTGGGACAAGTTCAGCGAGCTCTCCACCAAATGCATCATCAAGATTGTGGAATTCGCCAAACGGTTACCAGGGTTCACCACCCTCACCATCGCTGACCAGATAACCCTTCTTAAATCTGCTTGCTTGGACATTCTG ATGCTCAGGATCTGCACACGCTACACTCCAGATCAGGATACAATGACCTTCTCCGATGGCCTGACCTTGAACCGGACTCAAATGCACAACGCCGGTTTTGGACCGCTGACAGACCTGGTGTTTGCCTTTGCTGGGCAGCTTTTGCCTCTGGAGATGGACGACACCGAAACTGGCCTCCTTAGCGCCATCTGCCTCATCTGTGGAG ATCGTATGGATCTGGAGGAGCCTCAAAAAGTGGATAAGTTACAAGAACCTCTGCTAGAGGCTTTAAAGATTTATGCTCGCCGCCGTCGCCCCGACAAGCCTCACATGTTCCCTCGCATGCTCATGAAGATTACGGACCTCAGAGGCATCAGCACTAAGG GAGCAGAGAGAGCCATCACTTTGAAGATGGAAATCCCAGGCCCGATGCCTCCTCTGATCAGGGAGATGCTGGAAAACCCTGAGGCTTTCGAGGACCAAACGGAGCGCAATGATagccccccgccgccgccgcctccaccGCAGCCCCCCACTCTGGTGCTGAAGCAGGAGGTGGAAGACGAGGATGACAGCTGGACCACGGAGAACGGCAGCGAGCCGTCGCCGGAagaggaggacgacgacgacgaagacgacGCGGCCGACGAAGAGCGAGACAGGGGCTCGGACAGCGATGGGGAGCAATGGGGGGCTCTGGATGCCATCGATTTAGACGGCGGCAGGAAAGGCCTTGTAGGGAGGGCTCAGTAA
- the rarga gene encoding retinoic acid receptor gamma-A isoform X2, with protein sequence MFDCMEALGMGPRQLYDVTSRGACMLRKASPFFAGLDPFAWTGSASVQSVETQSTSSEEMVPSSPSPPPPPRVYKPCFVCQDKSSGYHYGVSSCEGCKGFFRRSIQKNMVYTCHRDKNCQINKVTRNRCQYCRLQKCFEVGMSKEAVRNDRNKKKKDVKEEVVLPESYELSGELEELVNKVSKAHQETFPSLGQLGKYTTNSSSDHRVQLDLGLWDKFSELSTKCIIKIVEFAKRLPGFTTLTIADQITLLKSACLDILMLRICTRYTPDQDTMTFSDGLTLNRTQMHNAGFGPLTDLVFAFAGQLLPLEMDDTETGLLSAICLICGDRMDLEEPQKVDKLQEPLLEALKIYARRRRPDKPHMFPRMLMKITDLRGISTKGAERAITLKMEIPGPMPPLIREMLENPEAFEDQTERNDSPPPPPPPPQPPTLVLKQEVEDEDDSWTTENGSEPSPEEEDDDDEDDAADEERDRGSDSDGEQWGALDAIDLDGGRKGLVGRAQ encoded by the exons ATGTTTGACTGCATGGAGGCGTTGGGAATGGGCCCCCGCCAGCTCTATGATGTCACCAGCCGTGGTGCATGCATGCTGCGGAAGGCGAGCCCCTTCTTCGCGGGGCTGGACCCCTTTGCTTGGACAGGCAGTGCCAGCGTCCAGT CGGTGGAGACCCAGAGCACCAGCTCGGAGGAGATGGTACCCAGTTCTCCATCTCCACCTCCCCCACCTCGTGTCTACAAGCCATGCTTTGTGTGCCAGGACAAGTCCTCGGGGTATCACTATGGGGTCAGCTCTTGTGAGGGTTGCAAG GGTTTCTTCCGTCGCAGTATCCAGAAGAACATGGTGTACACCTGCCACCGAGACAAGAATTGTCAGATTAACAAGGTCACGCGCAACCGCTGCCAGTATTGCAGGCTGCAGAAGTGCTTCGAGGTCGGCATGTCCAAGGAAG CGGTCCGCAATGACagaaacaagaagaagaaagacgTGAAGGAGGAGGTGGTGCTCCCAGAGAGCTACGAGCTCAGTGGAGAGCTGGAGGAGTTGGTCAATAAAGTCAGCAAAGCTCATCAAGAAACCTTCCCTTCACTTGGTCAACTGGGCAAATACACCACT AACTCCAGCTCGGACCACCGCGTTCAGCTAGATCTGGGTCTTTGGGACAAGTTCAGCGAGCTCTCCACCAAATGCATCATCAAGATTGTGGAATTCGCCAAACGGTTACCAGGGTTCACCACCCTCACCATCGCTGACCAGATAACCCTTCTTAAATCTGCTTGCTTGGACATTCTG ATGCTCAGGATCTGCACACGCTACACTCCAGATCAGGATACAATGACCTTCTCCGATGGCCTGACCTTGAACCGGACTCAAATGCACAACGCCGGTTTTGGACCGCTGACAGACCTGGTGTTTGCCTTTGCTGGGCAGCTTTTGCCTCTGGAGATGGACGACACCGAAACTGGCCTCCTTAGCGCCATCTGCCTCATCTGTGGAG ATCGTATGGATCTGGAGGAGCCTCAAAAAGTGGATAAGTTACAAGAACCTCTGCTAGAGGCTTTAAAGATTTATGCTCGCCGCCGTCGCCCCGACAAGCCTCACATGTTCCCTCGCATGCTCATGAAGATTACGGACCTCAGAGGCATCAGCACTAAGG GAGCAGAGAGAGCCATCACTTTGAAGATGGAAATCCCAGGCCCGATGCCTCCTCTGATCAGGGAGATGCTGGAAAACCCTGAGGCTTTCGAGGACCAAACGGAGCGCAATGATagccccccgccgccgccgcctccaccGCAGCCCCCCACTCTGGTGCTGAAGCAGGAGGTGGAAGACGAGGATGACAGCTGGACCACGGAGAACGGCAGCGAGCCGTCGCCGGAagaggaggacgacgacgacgaagacgacGCGGCCGACGAAGAGCGAGACAGGGGCTCGGACAGCGATGGGGAGCAATGGGGGGCTCTGGATGCCATCGATTTAGACGGCGGCAGGAAAGGCCTTGTAGGGAGGGCTCAGTAA